DNA from Thunnus thynnus chromosome 2, fThuThy2.1, whole genome shotgun sequence:
TCTACATTACGTCAAGAGAACCCACATCAGACCTTCCACTTTGTTGGAACTCATCTTGGCTCATTTATTCTAGTTACATGTGATCAGGTGAGACCTCCAATTTTGTCAGAGGAAGGTTTTGACACTGGGAAATAAAGTAGAGATTAGAACAGAAAATGGTTCAATGTAGTGTTTTTCATAAGAATTCATGCAACCTCTGAAAAAATCTCTCCAACTACATCTTGGTCTCGCTGTCAGCAGGCCTCTCGTTCTCGTACTCATTCTCCTGGCAGATGAGCTGGTAAGGCTTCTTGTCtgcttcctccaccactgagTTGCCCACTTCTGGGTCTTTATTCTGCAACTCGTGGCGAGACAGGTGCTCCACTATACCTGCACCGATGGAGTCTCCGAGGACATTAGTGGTTGTGCGCAATCGGTCCCTGAGGGAAAGCAGAGAataaacaagacaagacaagagaagacaaagGAAGACATGATTACTAGATATTTAACATTTCCACTAAGGAGACTGCAAATTAAATCTGtgtgtacataaaaaaaatatcatttgaAGACTGGAGGCATAGTTTTAATTGCTCCAGGCAAACTTTATATCACATGAAACACAGCCAGTAGATAGAGGGAAGCGAGGCTTCATCGGGATTGGATGCCGACTGAATAAAAACCAGATGGATTGAGGGACGTGGAATGTGAAGGGAGTGTCTCTGGAAGTTGTCCTGTAATCCACTTGGGAGTATACAGCATGTGATCTCTTAACCCTTTAAAATCCCCCAAGGTGGAAATTGATTGAATTCATACCctcctccccccttttttttatttccttatgACAAAATCCTTTTCATTCCTCtcaatatttcagtattttgcTGCTCAATAGTTAACTGGTTCTACTAGGAGGAAAAATCTTGATGCAAAACTGGTTtgattgtgggtttttttttcatcaacatttacattttacaccaTACAGCCGATACTTACAGGAACCAATCAACTGCAATGATgagtgtgatgtcatcagtgggCAGGCCAACAGAGGTTAGCACTATTACCATGGTAACCAGTCCTGCCTGAGGGATTCCAGCTGCTCCAATGCTTGCTGCTGTGGCTGTGATACTGGTGGAAATAAGcgcaaaaaagagagagagagacatttaaatagtctaaaacattatttattacagTGCAAAAAAGACAGACTCGTCCTAGGATTGAACTCTAAACCATTCCTCAGTAACAGCATTGGATAGGGTCACTAAAAATAATTCCCTTGGCTGAAATACTATTCCCCAACTGCTTCAAACAGCTGAACTGGTGGTTGGATTGTCGCCATGAAGCTGGAACCTGTGCTTTTGTGGCTTGAAGATGCCTCACTCTAGTTGAATAGTATTTCTtgctttaatgaaaaaaaaatgtaatagaAATATTCTCCTGTATATCCAAAAATGATCCAACACAAAGAGCAGGAAAGGTTTCCTGAATCAGCTCCTTTTAGGTCCATTTGAGACACAAAATACTGACTGAATGAAACAATTCATTAATTTTTAAGGAGAAAAAGGTGAATTGCAAGTGTACTGTAAGTTGCATACCTGATGGTGAGAATCTGTCCGAAGTTAAGGTCATAATCATTAACCTGAGCAATAAAGATGGCTGCCAGGGCTTCGTACAGGGCTGTGCCATCCATGTTTATGGTGGCACCTACAGGGAGCACAAAACGGGTCACACGCTTGTCCACCTTGTTGTTTTCCTCAAGGCATTTAAAAGTGATGGGCAAAGTGGCAGAACTGAGAGAGGatagagggagagggagattgacagaaagagagagaagggggaaagTAAGTTGCTCTGACTTTTTTAACACTGACCAGTCAATTAAGGTGAGAAATAGTAGTGAAACATACTGACCCTGATCACCCTAACTGCACACCAAAGCCTAAAACAATTCTGCAAGCCAGCAATGACTATAAATtgtaacatttgtaattttaaatcTGCACACTATGTAGATTTGGAAGAAACAGATTTTGTTCACCATAAACCATTACTGGGCCAAACCTACAGTACTTTTAGAACAACAAGGCCCTCCAGGTTTCAAGTGTACTTGAGCTGTATTGTGTTACACAAAATACAATCACATACCTAGAAGATGTTCCCAGGGCAGTGATGAGTGCTTGCAAAATCCCTGCAATGAAGACAAAGGGGTTCTTCCTGGTGATAACAAAGTAGAGCGTTGGCAGGACAAAGATGGCGTGGATGAGCAGGCCACAGATGACTGTCACTGTGTACATGCCCAGCTGGCCACCCATGCTTGTGATGTCGTCCATCTCCACAATCTTACCAGCAATCAGGAACAGGATACCGATAGGGGCATACCTGAGGATCAGTAGGTGTTATTGCCTGTATTTTGGAAAATCCAATAATTCATCTATCATTCATGCATCCCTGTTTGCACTTACCACATGATTATGGCAACCAGCCTCATGATGGCCTCATTGAGACAGTCGAAGAAGTCCTTCAGGGGCTGCCCCTGTTCTCTCATGCTCCCGATGATCAGACCAAAGCACATGGAGAACACCACCAGGCCGAGAGCGTTGATTCCATTCACTGTCCCCGGCACTGGGATCATCTCCTCCCGAGCTATCTCCTGGCTGCCATTGACTGTGAATATTGTATCATTCACTGTCATCTTAACACGGACTACTCTCTTGGCATACTGCGTCTTGAactagattttaaaaaagaaaaataatgggTTAAACAGTGATTCAAATCTGGTTTTCGGCTGAtaatgtcagtcagtcagtgggGCCGCCACATtggcccagactgaaatatctctaaCAATTTGATGGCTTGCCATGAATTTGTTTTCCCATGACATTCACATTATccagaggatgaactgtaatgactttggtgatcctctgacttttcctgcATTTCACAGTTCACATTtctggttttgagtgaaatggtTTAACAACTTTTGGAAGGATTGCCAGGAAATTTGGTGCACACATTCAAGTCTCTATCAGGATTAATTGTAATGACTGTGTTAATCCCCTGACATTTCCTCTATGGCCATCATCAGGTCTGCTGACATGCTAAACTATGATGgtgaaattattaaatattatgcctgcttaacatcagcatgctaacattgtcattgtgagcactGCTGTGTCTAATAACAGCTTCACGGAGCCACAAGCATGGCTGTAGAATcttgtgtaaatattttcatcTAATTAATAAAAATTCTAGGGGTTCAGAGTCATTGAAGACTACCAGAACATATCTAGTTGGCTGAATATGAAGAAATCATGTCTCCAGAAAACTAAACAGTGGAAAAGATGAGTAATTTACATGAGCTCAATAAATGAGCCATTCAGACAGAACACAATTGGCTGTTTGTTGTCTGGTACAAATTTTAAAATCCTGCCAGCTTCTTTACATCTTTCCTAAAATGTACAGATTTTTCGGAATAAGgaagtgaaagtggtgcactgTAAAGGCTCACATGTAAGGTATACATCAGGTAGCTTAGAATGACTGGATCACTCTTAAGTGTCCAAAAAGAaaccatttgaaaaaaaatagatttaattcaacttttctttaacatttacacaagatttgtgtttttatttagatagaaaatattaatttcattgCTGACAGTAGTATAAAATGAATTTGTATTGTAACAGGGATCTCTGCTAAGTGGTTGATAGtccaaaataataaaactttacaGTAACTGGGCAGGAAAAGGAAGGAGAGTGTAAGAATGTGGAGGAAGAGTTACCTGATTAGTGCAAGCCTCCACAAGGTTAGGAGGGAACATGTTTCTGCAAAACAGTACAATGTTATTAGGATGAACAAATTACTTACAAATGAAGAATGCACTTCAATCAGAACCAAGTAACCTACAGTAGATGAATggaatgtataaaatataaaggtCATTGTCTGATATGGTAATGATTTGCAACTGTCAGCCCTTTTGAGCAACATCTCAACTGTCACAGAACTTAAGTCCTCCTTGCAATTAATTAGTCTTTTTACCAACACCTCCATCTGTGTGATTAGTATAGATTTCAAAGGGAAAATCAGGGGAAATCTTGTGAGTGTATGTTCGGTTCTTGAAGGTGTGGTGAAGGTGTGCGGGTACCTGATAAGGTCCAGAAAAGCATCAGCAGGGCTGACCCGCTCTATCTGCTGTTGCTTGGTAAACTCATCCTTGGATCCTTTTCCAGGGTGAATAATGAGCACCATGACGATCCCGATGAACACAGCAATCACAGTAGTGGTGGTATAGTAGATCACCGCCCTCATACCCATTTTACCAGATGCACGGCTGTCTAGAGCGGCCATACCTGAAAGGGACATATCATATATTTTACTGTACATCAGCGCTGCAGGGTTTATCCTCCATAAAGTTTTTCAAATAATTAGTTATCCACTGGTACCTGCACTTTAGCTCATATTATCAGAAGCATGACTTGACAATGAATGAGGAGAGAAGTATGCTGCACAGAATGAGAATTGATATTGGATTTTCAAACACTTCCTTTAGGTGGAGCAACAGTGCAACAGCAGTGCAtgtagcagctctgtgtgtACGGATTGATCAATTGATGAATTAATTCACCAACAGTGTAGATTCAAGCatccatttcattattttaaattaattacacaCATTTCCTTTACAATTACATATTTGGTTTCGGTAACTAGAAAATGTTgccaaacacaaaataacaaataaataaataaaaaatcaaatgcaCATGTAATAGTATCAAGAGAGTGAAGGCATGTTCAAATAGAGTAGAGCAATCTCAGGATTAAGTTAATAATAAATCCTGCATATTcctgtctttgttgttgtttctgcatttggaaaaaaacaaacatccctATCATCCCTTGTCATGCTGTCCCATGATCTCAGAGCTGCATAAATGTGTTACTGACTGTCCCTGTGAGCATACAGTTAGCCTGGGAAAAGGTGTTGTAATTATAGGTGGAATACATCCTTCCAGGTTATCTGACTAACTATCTATGACAACAAAGAGCGGCAAGAAACATAATCTGACTCTGACCTTTACTGGTGAGAAAACACCTACTGTACAACACCCAGGGGCGGATCTAATACAGAACATCTGTTTACATACTGCACATTCATATGCACTAAATTACAGAGAAACTCTTTGAAAACTTGTCAtaaagctgtgtttctgtggttttcAAGTTTCACTCCAAAGTGATTTGGCATCGTTCAAATCCCAGTCTTTTATTTGATAGTTCAACGTCCGCCAAGTGTGATGTAAGTTTGTTGTGAACACAGCGAGCAGACAGAGATGTCAGTTGCAGATAAACAGCCTGACCTCAACTGACTATTTGTGCCAGGGAGAAAAAGACAGCAAAGATGTTTGAATTCAGAATAAAAATCAGTTGTACTACAAGGCATCAAGCCATGGTCAAAGCTTAGAACGTACTGTAGCTGAGTAAGTACAACACTGAGCAACATTTTACACAGATGCAGCATAATGCTGAAGAAAAAGCTGATGATCAAATTACAGATAAATACTCTGCTTCCTTCTATGTCTGGCAGCGTTTGTATTCCTGCAAAAAAAGGTTGGATACTATCAAATTATACATAACCAAAAATTTgtcatcagttttattttataggCCTTACTGAAAAGCCACAACTTGATTTAAGGGTGCATAAGAAATATTTTTGACAATCATGGCTTAGAATTGATAAACCGCTGCAgagaaaatacttttaaaagttttatgCATGGCAGAGCGAACTTGATGGAGTCACAGAGCCTCGGGGCTAAACTGTCATCCACAGCTCTAATAGTATTAAACAGACTTTGTGGGGATAATGGTGGTAAAAGAAGTACGGCCATTCAGTGGATTTGGAAGCGGACAAGCTGCCTCAATAGGAATGACACTGGCGTTGTATTTTCAAAGTGTCAGTTCCTATTATGGTCATTATCTTCATTCAGAGCAGTACAAGACGAGGCAGGCTTTGTGTGAAGAGAGATGTATGTGTTCCTTTCATATGTGTCACTGTGCAtactaaagtgtgtgtgtgctagtgtgTGTCCATGGGTGTACCTATTGCCCCCGCTTTGGCCCTCTGTGTTCCTCTTGTCTCAACATGCCCAGTACTTGGGCTTTTATCCAAATCTTTTTgatcctcttcctcccctcttcATCCTTCCCTCCCCTCGTTCTCCTCTCCCAAATTCTTCACTCCCTCTCCCTACCACCCCTCCATCACCACCTCTTGTTACAGAGCGCCCCCAGCCCCCCCCCCttgctcttcctcttctccaaCCCCCACATCTTgcctctctcatctctttttcATGCACGCTGATCTTATTGCTGCAATCCTCTTTCATTGCCACCCTTTCCCCCCTTCATTCATCCCCCTTTATTTCTGCTCTCCTCCTATTCCTTTTCTGACAGCCCTGGGAAAACTTGTTGACTTTGTCAGCCCCGCACGCACACAATGATCCCCGACCTGTTGTCCAGGCAACAACGGACACAGCCTCACCAATTCCATCCTCTGAAAAGAACGAAGGAACCAAGATTGAAGGAGAGCAGGGAGAATGACTTTCTTTCTCATATGGGGAATGTTCATCAAACACAAAAGTAGGCCTACTTTAGGGGGGGAGAGTTGAGGCTCAGGACATGAACTGCATGAGGTCTGTCCAGAGGGCAATTAACATCCACTGACGCTGGGCAGAAATGAAACCTGCAGCTCTGGCAAGACTTAACCTGAAGGCCTGCACTCAGAAAATATCATCACAACACGAGTTCAATAGTTGAGTGATTGATTAGACAGTTAactgccaactattttcataatcaatttaTTGCTTGAGTCACTTTTCAAGCCAAAAATGCAATTCATGAGTTAGGAAtgactattttctgacattttatagacaaaataattgATCAGGTAATCATGAGATGTCTGTAATAATGTCTGTAAAATATTAGTTTGGTTTGTGTAATGCTACGAATGAAACATAGCCTTGAGATGTAACCCGCGATAAGATATgagcaacaaaacacagcaacaaatTCCTTCTGGCTACAGAAACCTTCAACTGGCTGATTCTTACATATTCTCCAAATCTGTTTCCTCTTAATATGCCAGATGTTAAGTAAAGTCAAGTCATATTCATTTATAAAGCCCATTATCACAAATTTACGACACCCTCTATTCTTAGAACTATGATTCAGATCAGGAAAGCCTCCCCCAAGGAgttttgaagagcaacaaagGAGGGATCACATCTTCAGATATGCAATAgatgatgtgtgtacagaataaacAATAACTTTGCTCCAATAAAACAACGtatatgttttcagtctcattaTGATCCCAGAAAAGCCTAGTGTCATAAGTGTCATTAAAAAGATACAGTGACAGTTGGTATGTCAAAACAATAACACGCACAGAAGTCAGTGCCTGACTGCACTCTCAGATTATTTTTGTGCCATCGAGCAGCAAAATGTCCTCAGTTTTAATGTGCTTtcactttacttgaatatttccatttgtgtGAAACTCTTGTGCTCTACTTAATTTAATGGGATGGTGTTTTTTACACTGTCAGATTTATAAATTATCCTTGATAAGGGAGACTGATATGTTTGAgtgatgttttacatttaatagaTACAGTAAAATGTCTGCATAAGATGCATTATTGAGTTCATCTAAATTAAAAAACTAGTGCCACTTGGACTACCACCAATAACAATTTAGCTatacttaaattaaaaaagagaTGTACATACTTTTTACATATTATATGTAAAATTTGTAATCCATGAGTGATCTCTATTGGACAACttcttcattattttaattctaCCTTTACCTTACTGCCGTTACTcaacaaaccaaaaacaatcTGTTCAGTTATTTACTATAATAccctccttcatcctcctcttcatttctCTCCTGTCTCACTCCTTGTCCTAGTCTTCCCCTTGGCTCTTTGCCCCTCAAACTTCCCCTGCAGCGAACTCCTCTGTAATcatcctcctttcctctttttacGGCCCACATCCCTTCTCTCCGCGTCCAGCCTCAACTTGGCTCTATAAATACTTTGTGGTGGACTCTCAGCTTTCACAATGAAATGCCTGAAGACAATATGGATTTTGTGGCGAACACATGCAGAATTTGAAGCATCTGTGAGTGAATCAAATTGGAAGTAtctgcactctctctctttctcactcccTCATGGAAAAACCATAAGCCATTTTCATAATGCTTGATCTCTCACTCCTCTGCCTGCCTATTTAATCTTGCTTTCCTTCATTACCTAACTTCCGGGATACCTCTGGAATCTGCTCAGACAGTTTGATTCCCAATACAACCTTACTTTCAGATAGGATCCAAATTCACAGGGAAGCCCCTCTAACTGGGACAACCCATTTCTCATAGATGCACAATTCAGTCTTGGGAGCGTGACAGTCAGTTTCTACATGGGGCCACGTGTTTGCTTATGCACTTATCCTCTAACATACCTTCTTCTCCGAGTCGTGCTCCAAGTCATGTATATAAAGCAGTCACACTATCTCACAAGTTTGTGAGTCTGCCCTAAGTTATTAggagggaaacataaataaacatactgCTTCTTCAGAATCAGGAGACGGTGTTGTCTTTATTCTATCTCTAAAATTCAAAGGAAATGAGGGGCTTTCAGTAACATAAGGTACGTCAAACATGTCATAAATGTGAGGTCTACAGTTGTGTCACAGGTGTTCAAAAATGTTGTCACATACAATAACATCTTGGCAAATAAAAGTTATGCAATAACCTTTCCCCCATATGAGAAAGACAATAATCATCTATTTTATAACCCGTGaattcttctgttttattgtttttgaaagcCTAAGTTCCTCGAATTTACCACATGGTACACGTGGGTGTGCACAAAatatgcaggtgtgtgtttgtatgtgtgtgtttttgtgaaacaGTTCAGTTTCACAGCCACAGTTAGAAAAAGCTTCCTTTGTTGTTACTGTTGCTCTAGCGTCCCGGCAGGGTTGCTGTAGGAACCCGTTGCCCGTAACTTGTGCATTTTAGTGTTGCAATAATTATATCATCTGGGAGTTAGTTGCATTCAATGTGCTTACATTCTTGCAGGGTGTAACCAGATCATGTCAACCCAAAAAGCACATGCTGTACCAATATAGCGGAATCAAACTGACGACTCAAGCATCATCAACAAATTATTTTTGACTTAAACATTTATTCCATATATACAGTAGTGAATGAGATTGGCTTAGTCTGTTAAATCAGCACAACGCAGACTGTATTTTCTGATATGTTATTGTCATCATCCTTTGTTTAACAAAGTAGTCTCAATGTGGGCAACGACAACAAAGCTTTAGAAGTTAATATCATGAGATACATCCTTTCCTGTCATGGGTATGACATTTGATGCTGACAAAGGGCAACATACTCTGGTTAATTAGGCTTAACTGCAGGTTTAACAGTGAAGAGAAggcagttttacagtttttaaagtaCAAACTGGTTTTAATTTTACtcaagatacatttttttgaactTAAGGTTAATGAATATGGGTTTGGAATGACAGTGTACAGTTAAGTGTGAGAATCATTAAAAAACGAGTACCATTTAATGTTTGTCA
Protein-coding regions in this window:
- the slc1a3a gene encoding solute carrier family 1 member 3a; the protein is MTQSNGENPQRTRSGLHQIRAGIQSRSLLAKKRVENITRSDVKGFFIRNAFVILTVAAVIIGMILGFALRPYKMSYREVKFFSFPGELLMRMLQMLVLPLLISSLITGMAALDSRASGKMGMRAVIYYTTTTVIAVFIGIVMVLIIHPGKGSKDEFTKQQQIERVSPADAFLDLIRNMFPPNLVEACTNQFKTQYAKRVVRVKMTVNDTIFTVNGSQEIAREEMIPVPGTVNGINALGLVVFSMCFGLIIGSMREQGQPLKDFFDCLNEAIMRLVAIIMWYAPIGILFLIAGKIVEMDDITSMGGQLGMYTVTVICGLLIHAIFVLPTLYFVITRKNPFVFIAGILQALITALGTSSSSATLPITFKCLEENNKVDKRVTRFVLPVGATINMDGTALYEALAAIFIAQVNDYDLNFGQILTISITATAASIGAAGIPQAGLVTMVIVLTSVGLPTDDITLIIAVDWFLDRLRTTTNVLGDSIGAGIVEHLSRHELQNKDPEVGNSVVEEADKKPYQLICQENEYENERPADSETKM